A region of Labeo rohita strain BAU-BD-2019 chromosome 2, IGBB_LRoh.1.0, whole genome shotgun sequence DNA encodes the following proteins:
- the pcyt1aa gene encoding choline-phosphate cytidylyltransferase A, with the protein MEAHGSARLSRKRKREGSNGEAEEGEKPLKYKRCTVGLKYPAPYADQLESMEDKPYQRVTMEEARKGTPPDRPVRVYADGIFDMFHSGHARALMQAKCLFPNTHLIVGVCSDDLTHKLKGFTVMNEDERYDAISHCRYVDEVVRNAPWTLTPEFLTKHRIDFVAHDDIPYSSADSDDVYKHIKEAGMFAPTQRTEGISTSDIITRIVRDYDVYVRRNLQRGYTAKELNVSFINEKKYHLQERVDKVKKKVKDVEEKSKEFVQKVEEKSIDLIQKWEEKSREFIGNFLQMFGPEGALKHMLKEGKGRMLQAISPRHSPSSSPTHERSPSPTFRLPFFTKTSPPSSPSSHHSSALSGYTYAARRQAISEDEEDDED; encoded by the exons ATGGAGGCCCACGGTTCAGCACGATTGTccaggaagagaaagagagaaggtTCAAATGGAGAGGCAGAGGAAGGCGAGAAACCGCTAAAGTATAAGCGATGCACAGTG GGTCTGAAATACCCAGCTCCGTATGCAGATCAGCTTGAGTCAATGGAAGATAAGCCATATCAGCGCGTCACCATGGAGGAAGCTCGCAAAGGCACTCCAC CCGACAGGCCTGTGCGGGTGTACGCTGATGGCATCTTCGACATGTTCCACTCAGGACATGCCCGCGCTCTCATGCAGGCTAAATGCCTTTTCCCAAACACTCATCTTATTGTAGGTG TGTGTAGCGATGACCTCACACACAAGTTAAAAGGCTTCACTGTCATGAACGAGGATGAGCGCTATGATGCGATCAGTCACTGTCGCTATGTGGACGAGGTGGTCCGGAATGCTCCATGGACTCTTACACCAGAGTTCCTCACCAAGCATCGG aTTGACTTTGTGGCCCATGATGATATCCCATACTCCTCAGCTGACAGTGATGATGTTTACAAGCACATCAAAGAAGCAG GAATGTTTGCACCAACCCAACGAACAGAGGGCATTTCCACCTCTGACATCATCACACGCATTGTACGAGATTATGACGTTTACGTCAGACGAAATCTTCAACGCGGCTACACCGCAAAAGAGCTTAACGTCAGCTTCATCAAT GAAAAGAAGTACCACCTTCAGGAGCGTGTGGACAAGGTCAAGAAGAAGGTGAAGGACGTGGAGGAGAAGAGTAAAGAGTTTGTACAAAAGGTGGAGGAGAAGAGCATTGACCTGATCCAGAAATGGGAAGAAAAGTCCCGCGAGTTCATCGGCAACTTCCTGCAGATGTTTGGACCTGAGGGAGCATTG AAGCACATGCTGAAGGAGGGTAAAGGGCGAATGCTCCAGGCCATCAGTCCGCGGCACAGCCCCAGCAGCAGCCCCACACATGAGCGTTCCCCGTCTCCAACCTTCCGTCTGCCCTTCTTCACCAAAACATCCCCGCCCTCCTCACCCTCATCACATCACAGCAGCGCCCTGTCCGGCTACACCTACGCCGCTCGTCGACAGGCCATCAGCGAAGACGAGGAGGACGACGAGGATTAG